Proteins encoded by one window of Pecten maximus chromosome 15, xPecMax1.1, whole genome shotgun sequence:
- the LOC117343368 gene encoding tubulin alpha-1A chain-like, whose translation MSPVRTRKRSVYFCFQRECISIHVGQAGVQIGNACWELYCLEHGIQPDGQMPSDESIGSEEDSFNTFFSETEAGKHVPRAVFVDLEPTVVDEIRTGTYRQLFHPEQLITGKEDAANNYARGHYTVGKQIIDTVLDRIRRLSDQCRGLQGFLIFHSFGGGTGSGFTSLLMERLSVDYGKKAKLEFAIYPAPQISTAVVEPYNSVLTTHTTLEHSNCAFMVDNEAIYDICRRNLDIERPTYVNLNRLLAQIVSSITASLRFDGALNVDLTEFQTNLVPYPRIHFPLATYAPIVSAEKAYHEQLSVADITNSCFEPTSQMVKCDPRHGKYMACCLLYRGDVVPKDVNTAIATIKTKRTIQFVDWCPTGFKVGINFQRPSIVPGGDLAKVQRAVCMLSNTTAIAEAWARLDHKFDLMYAKRAFVHWYVGEGMEEGEFSEAREDMAALEKDYEEVGMDTVEDDEEENENEY comes from the exons atgtcgcccgttaggaCAAG GAAACGATCGGTGTATTTCTGTTTCCAGAGGGAATGTATCAGTATCCACGTCGGACAGGCCGGAGTCCAGATCGGAAACGCCTGCTGGGAATTGTACTGTCTGGAACACGGTATCCAGCCTGATGGCCAGATGCCCTCAGACGAAAGCATCGGAAGTGAAGAAGACTCCTTCAACACATTCTTCAGCGAGACCGAGGCTGGCAAGCATGTGCCAAGGGCAGTTTTTGTTGACTTGGAGCCTACTGTTGTGG atGAGATCCGGACCGGAACTTACCGCCAACTGTTCCACCCCGAGCAGCTCATCACCGGTAAGGAGGATGCTGCCAACAACTACGCCCGTGGTCACTACACAGTTGGCAAACAGATAATTGATACGGTTCTTGACCGCATCAGGAGACTAAGTGACCAGTGCCGTGGACTACAGGGATTTCTAATCTTCCACAGTTTCGGAGGCGGAACCGGATCCGGGTTTACCTCCCTTCTTATGGAGCGCCTGAGTGTGGATTACGGAAAGAAGGCCAAACTGGAATTCGCCATCTATCCTGCCCCGCAGATCTCTACAGCTGTTGTTGAGCCCTATAATTCTGTATTGACAACCCATACCACCCTTGAGCATTCCAACTGCGCATTTATGGTCGACAACGAGGCTATCTACGATATTTGTCGTCGTAACCTTGACATTGAACGTCCAACATACGTAAACCTTAATCGGTTATTGGCCCAGATTGTCAGTTCCATCACCGCTTCCCTCCGATTCGACGGTGCCCTGAACGTCGACTTGACCGAGTTCCAGACCAACTTGGTGCCCTACCCACGTATCCATTTCCCTCTGGCCACATACGCCCCGATAGTATCCGCCGAGAAGGCCTACCACGAGCAGCTGTCTGTTGCTGACATCACCAACTCCTGCTTCGAACCTACAAGTCAGATGGTGAAATGCGATCCGCGTCACGGAAAGTACATGGCCTGTTGTCTGTTGTACAGAGGTGACGTTGTGCCCAAGGATGTCAACACTGCCATCGCCACCATCAAGACCAAGAGGACCATCCAGTTCGTCGACTGGTGTCCAACTGGATTCAAAGTAGGGATAAATTTCCAACGACCGTCTATCGTGCCAGGAGGTGATTTGGCCAAGGTCCAGCGTGCCGTGTGCATGTTGAGCAACACCACCGCCATCGCCGAGGCCTGGGCTCGTCTTGACCACAAGTTCGATCTTATGTACGCCAAGCGTGCTTTCGTCCACTGGTACGTCGGAGAGGGTATGGAAGAGGGAGAGTTCTCCGAGGCTCGTGAGGATATGGCTGCCTTAGAGAAGGATTACGAGGAGGTAGGCATGGACACAGTTGAAGATGACGAAGAAGAGAACGAGAACGAGTATTAA